A single Mangifera indica cultivar Alphonso chromosome 20, CATAS_Mindica_2.1, whole genome shotgun sequence DNA region contains:
- the LOC123204859 gene encoding WAT1-related protein At3g30340-like, translating into MKSCNEWKPFFAMISIEFAFSIVNILLKKVLDQGMKDLVFITYRLSISTIFLAPIGYFWERNNRPKLTLRILCYLFFSAIVGTSLTQYFFLLGIQYTSATIACAFINVVPVLTFLMALPFGLENVNIKRSSGRAKVIGTLVCIAGAMMLTLYRGMPLFSHSHIQPATSTMNGVKEMHSARRTERWTLGTIALTVGTILWSSWFLIQTNISKRYPCQYSSTAIMSFFGAIQSAILCLITSRNFSIWVLKGNMEIIAILYAGMIGSGLCFVGLSWCVKKKGPVFTAAFSPLVQILAAMFDIPFLHEQLHLGSLLGSIIVIIGLYILLWGKKKEMQNCAIKVAQEQAEEIKQQEPQLQVLTVSTDSDCPRNQVS; encoded by the exons ATGAAGAGCTGCAATGAATGGAAACCCTTTTTTGCAatgatttcaattgaatttgCTTTTTCCATTGTGAATATTCTTCTTAAGAAAGTCCTTGACCAAGGCATGAAGGATTTGGTTTTTATCACATACCGCCTCTCCATCTCTACCATTTTCTTAGCTCCAATCGGCTACTTTTGGGAAAG GAACAACAGACCAAAGCTCACACTTCGCATCTTGTGTTACCTATTCTTCAGTGCAATTGTGGG GACTTCATTAACCCaatacttttttcttcttggaATTCAATACACATCTGCAACAATTGCATGTGCCTTCATCAATGTGGTTCCTGTGCTCACATTTCTGATGGCACTACCGTTTGG GTTAGAGAATGTGAACATAAAACGCAGCAGTGGAAGAGCCAAAGTAATTGGCACCCTGGTGTGTATTGCCGGGGCTATGATGCTGACCCTGTACAGAGGAATGCCTTTGTTCAGCCATTCACACATTCAACCTGCAACATCAACCATGAATGGTGTTAAGGAGATGCACTCTGCCAGAAGAACTGAGAGATGGACCCTTGGAACAATTGCTTTGACAGTAGGAACCATCTTGTGGTCTTCATGGTTTCTTATTCAAACAAACATAAGCAAGAGATATCCCTGCCAATATTCAAGCACTGCCATCATGTCCTTCTTCGGGGCCATTCAGTCAGCCATCTTGTGTTTGATCACCAGTAGGAATTTTTCCATCTGGGTTCTCAAAGGGAATATGGAAATTATAGCAATCCTTTATGCT GGAATGATAGGATCTGGCTTGTGCTTTGTGGGATTGTCATGGTGTGTGAAGAAGAAGGGTCCTGTTTTCACAGCAGCCTTTAGCCCTCTTGTTCAGATATTGGCAGCCATGTTTGATATTCCATTCTTGCATGAGCAACTCCATCTTGGAAG TCTGTTGGGGTCAATCATTGTGATTATTGGTTTGTACATACTTTTGTGGGGCAAGAAAAAGGAAATGCAGAACTGTGCTATCAAAGTAGCTCAAGAACAAGCTGAAGAAATCAAGCAACAAGAGCCACAGTTGCAGGTCCTCACTGTCTCTACTGATTCAGATTGTCCTCGAAACCAAGTTTCTTGA
- the LOC123204773 gene encoding AP2-like ethylene-responsive transcription factor CRL5 yields MGAAVPENNTRGRRKSSSRGHHRFVGVRQRPSGRWVAEIKDSLQKVRLWLGTFDTAEEAARAYDDAARALRGANARTNFELPQSGSNSCLSNRNNIEPFSFEEVCGAATKADGLLGALKAKLFEGRGSNVSSSRLQDDSSISHNNKSTLPREVGEINVNNSEDLILMDHDHGRVEVAAAAAAAAHVGVQWHHPGPGHTASTSNMVWSSEPAVYQVTWNTQMSHAPENGFHTTTTPTSASWPISGASETTTINFDHYPRELPTNHTRKVPQIIPIDGATEGVWSSEPQFVHCEKKASWGGANSNNPWDPLLYMSSALG; encoded by the coding sequence ATGGGAGCAGCAGTTCCCGAGAATAATACGAGGGGAAGGAGAAAATCATCCTCCAGGGGTCACCATAGATTTGTTGGGGTTCGCCAGAGGCCATCTGGGAGATGGGTTGCAGAGATCAAAGACTCTCTGCAAAAGGTGAGGCTGTGGCTGGGAACATTTGACACTGCGGAGGAAGCAGCCAGAGCCTACGATGATGCAGCCCGAGCCTTGCGCGGTGCCAATGCACGCACCAACTTTGAACTGCCGCAATCAGGATCAAACTCCTGTCTATCTAATCGTAATAACATTGAGCCTTTTTCATTTGAGGAAGTTTGTGGGGCTGCCACTAAAGCTGATGGCCTTCTTGGTGCACTTAAGGCCAAGTTATTTGAAGGCAGGGGATCCAATGTCTCTTCTTCACGGCTGCAGGATGATTCATCGATCTCCCATAATAACAAATCAACACTTCCTCGTGAGGTTGGGGAAATTAATGTTAATAACTCTGAGGACCTCATTCTCATGGACCATGATCATGGTCGGGTTGAGGTGgctgcagcagcagcagcagcagcccATGTTGGTGTTCAGTGGCACCATCCAGGACCAGGACACACTGCATCAACAAGCAACATGGTGTGGTCTAGTGAACCAGCTGTATATCAAGTGACTTGGAACACACAGATGAGCCATGCTCCTGAGAATGGTTTTCATACTACTACAACTCCTACATCTGCATCATGGCCAATATCTGGGGCAAGTGAGACAACGACAATAAATTTTGATCACTACCCGCGTGAACTGCCGACAAATCACACAAGGAAAGTGCCACAAATCATTCCAATCGATGGAGCAACAGAAGGTGTTTGGTCATCAGAGCCACAATTTGTGCACTGTGAGAAGAAGGCCAGTTGGGGTGGTGCTAATAGTAACAACCCTTGGGATCCTCTCCTGTATATGTCCTCCGCCCTGGGATGA